One region of Quercus lobata isolate SW786 chromosome 2, ValleyOak3.0 Primary Assembly, whole genome shotgun sequence genomic DNA includes:
- the LOC115978219 gene encoding probable WRKY transcription factor 75 codes for MENYQMFFPCSSTGQSTYPFSTNTGSSNAYHNLHGESSKGFIGLGTENHHVPRDEVNKQLSQRTESFARDESDEVKPSKKKGEKKIRKPRYAFQTRSQVDILDDGYRWRKYGQKAVKNNKFPRSYYRCTYQGCNVKKQVQRLTKDEAIVVTTYEGMHTHQIEKPTDNFEHILSQMQIYTPF; via the exons ATGGAAAACTACCAAATGTTCTTCCCTTGTTCATCTACAGGGCAGTCAACCTATCCCTTTTCAACAAACACGGGAAGCTCTAATGCTTATCATAATCTTCACGGTGAGAGCTCCAAAGGGTTCATTGGGTTGGGGACAGAGAATCATCATGTTCCTAGGGATGAAGTTAATAAACAACTTTCTCAAAGGACTGAAAGCTTTGCCAGAGATGAGAGTGATGAGGTGAAACCAAGTAAAAAGAAGGgggagaagaagataaggaagCCTAGATATGCTTTTCAAACTAGGAGTCAGGTTGATATACTCGATGATGGTTATAGGTGGAGGAAATATGGCCAAAAGGCAGTTAAGAACAACAAATTTCCCAG AAGCTATTATCGGTGTACGTATCAAGGTTGCAACGTAAAGAAGCAAGTTCAACGCCTTACCAAAGATGAAGCCATTGTAGTGACTACTTATGAAGGGATGCACACCCATCAAATAGAGAAGCCAACTGACAATTTTGAACATATCTTGAGCCAGATGCAAATTTATACTCCCTTTTGA
- the LOC115976416 gene encoding squamosa promoter-binding-like protein 16 — translation MDWDWKEFPWDSIELEPKEDSSLASLVDSSSLAGQKNRGGGLMVDLKLGRISDLEERSAAGLKDLGASTMVSSPSGSSKRARVLGGTQSVLCLVDGCKSDLSNCRDYHRRHRVCERHSKTPAVIVGGKEQRFCQQCSRFHSLGEFDEVKRSCRKRLDGHNMRRRKSQSESLYLSSEKFLSNYKGTRILQFCSPHICASGTTTMRSTWPGIPRSEAESKIYNSQQRLHITDRKRSPNSFAFICNEENKLFSFSQENGTKLGTQAVPKASFYQSLPNSTASSESGRGNNNMSSSGMTQSIDLGCALYLLSSPPTSQTSAIGLSQLVQSSVSHPIQSLDSGQQLTGVAQYSCSQGVRDKSAGLVFVPDANETNMYCNDMLFQGALDALLENEAS, via the exons ATGGACTGGGATTGGAAGGAATTTCCTTGGGATTCAATTGAGTTGGAGCCAAAAGAGGACAGCAGCCTTGCTAGCCTGGTTGATTCCAGTAGCTTGGCAGGGCAGAAGAATAGAGGAGGAGGACTTATGGTCGACTTGAAGCTTGGTAGAATATCTGATTTGGAAGAGAGATCTGCAGCTGGGTTGAAGGACTTGGGGGCTTCAACAATGGTGTCATCACCTTCAGGGTCATCAAAAAGGGCTCGTGTGCTCGGTGGAACACAATCTGTTTTATGTTTAGTTGATGGATGCAAGTCAGACCTCAGTAACTGCAGGGACTATCATCGGCGCCACAGGGTTTGCGAGCGCCACTCTAAGACCCCAGCTGTGATTGTAGGGGGCAAAGAGCAGAGGTTCTGCCAACAATGCAGCAG ATTCCATTCTTTGGGGGAGTTTGATGAGGTCAAGAGAAGCTGCAGGAAACGTCTTGATGGACACAACATGCGTCGAAGAAAATCTCAATCAGAATCCCTTTACCTGAGTTCTGAGAAATTTCTGTCCAATTATAAAG GTACTAGAATCTTGCAATTCTGTAGTCCACACATATGTGCTAGTGGAACTACTACTATGAGAAGTACCTGGCCTGGAATTCCCAGAAGTGAAGCAGAATCTAAGATCTATAATAGTCAGCAACGATTGCATATTACTGACAGAAAAAGATCTCCAAATTCCTTTGCCTTCATTTGCAATGAGGAAAATAAATTGTTCTCATTCTCACAGGAAAATGGCACTAAGCTAGGCACTCAAGCAGTCCCTAAAGCTTCCTTCTACCAATCACTTCCCAATAGCACTGCTTCATCAGAAAGTGGAAGGGGCAACAATAATATGTCATCCAGTGGCATGACACAATCCATTGACTTGGGTTGTGCTCTCTATCTTCTGTCATCACCTCCAACGTCTCAAACTTCAGCAATTGGTTTGAGCCAATTGGTCCAGTCCAGTGTGAGCCATCCAATTCAATCATTAGATTCCGGACAGCAATTAACCGGAGTGGCTCAGTACTCGTGCTCCCAGGGAGTGAGGGACAAGTCTGCAGGTCTAGTTTTTGTTCCTGATGCCAATGAAACCAACATGTATTGCAATGATATGTTGTTTCAAGGGGCACTTGATGCCCTTTTGGAAAATGAGGCCTCATGA